The sequence GCTCTGATTCTTGAAGCTCTCTTAAAGTTCCTTCAAACTTGAGATAttcttgaaacaaaacaaaaccctcgTATGCATcatgcttcttctcttccttgtctttctcttccttctccttcagTTCTTCTACTTTGCCTTCTTTTCCTTCATTGTCATCTAgtttctgttcttcttcttcttcttcttcttcttcttcttcttcttcttcttcttcttcttcttcttctcctactccttcatcatcatcatattcgtcttcttctccttcatcataatcttcttcttcatctatttCAGAGTCAGAGCATTCAATTGTACCAGCCGGGCATATTGGTTTTTGGCAGATCTCGCTTGCTGCATAACGAGCAAACAGATTGCGTAAATAGTCCAACACAGTTTCAGCTTTTGAACCTTCAACATTAACTGCCTTCTTTGAGCAGTAAAACTCGAGATACTTCGTCTTGAACCGAGGGTCTAACACAGAAGCAATTGCCAAAACCAGAAACATACTATTCCAGTACTTATCAAACCTCTCCAATATCTGCTTAGCTTTGCCGAGGAAGTAATCATCATCAGCATCCGCAAGCTCTTGGTTCAACATTAGCTTCAACTCAGCAAGAAGGTGAAAGAAAACATTAGATGTCGAATACTCTCCCTCGAAAAGAACCTTTGCCACTTTATAGATACAACCAGTGAGTTTGCAATAAGTTTCAATCTTAATCCAATCTTCATCAGATGGTTTGTCATAATCATCGTAAATCTCGTCCTTAGAAAATGCATCCTCAGCTTTCATATCAACAGCTTGTTGCAAATGAAACAAAGTGACGTTCCAGTTGGTCGATGAACACCTTCCCCATCCAACCAACATACGCACATCCTCTAGCAACGACGAGCTCAACTCACTAAACACATCATCAACCATTAACCGGAAAAGATCAGAGCAACAATAGAGTAGCAAAACCCGTGGATTGAACTGATTCTTCCCTCTCTCTTCAATCCATTTCCTAAAAGGATCCAACGTTTCATCATCAAAACCCTCACTGTTAGGAAGCAGAAGAGTAGAGACCTTGTTGTCAATCTCAAAATCCTGAGCAGCATTCTTGAAAGGGTAAACATAATAACCATCATCCATAGGTATATTCTGGTCAGTAGTAGTAGTGTACCCCAAGATCCATTTCCTCATCTTCCAGTTATCATCGACGAAATGAGCGGTCAAACAGACGAAATCCTCAAGCAAAACAGGGCCTTTAACGTAGTTCCTAGCCCAACCATTACCAAGAATCATCCATTCATAAGAGAGTGTTAACTGTCCTTCAAAACCCTTGAAAAAACACTTAGCTTTCTCTTTACATTCCTCGTAGATCTCGAGAATTTCATTCTGGACTTTAGAAACAGTAGGAGGATACTTGGGTTCCATGAAGCTCATAAGCCTTGTAAAAGAAGGGGACTTCATGAAATTAGGATTTAGCTCACCACTAATGAACCACTTGGCCATAGCATTATGAGTTTCTTTCTCCTCATCGACCACAGAATCGTCCAATTTTAGTTTCTTCCTCATATCTAAACACACATAAAAGCAGAgaaatcaaaagtcaaaacaattatatatctatctatagcACATTGAACAGTACAACtacaaaccctagaaaattagggtgAAATCCAAATATCTATCGGAGTCCAGACAAAACCTTATTactataaaaactaaaatgattataaaaaaaaggaagaagaagaagaaattagaaCCTGAAGATGAGTCCATAGCAATGTAGCTGCTGTTTCAGTGTTTGGGGAAGACGAACGGGGAGAGAGGTGGTGATTTTTTAGGTTTCAGATTTAGAGAAGATGTGACGGTTCCGAgttttaattactaaatatatctaaatattcatctttttttttccgacTATTATTCATCAATTTACGCGGGAATGGAAAGTGGAGCTATTTTAAGTACGTGGCTCTCTGTAATTGgatgatttcttttatttccgAGATTGTTCAGCGTGGCGGTGGATCTGATGGTTGAGATTTGATAATGCACTGAGGTGGACGGATgagattattttaaaaattgtgttcGATTTTGTGAGGTTAAAACGTTTGTGGGCTTTTTTCAACCCATTTTTAATCCATGATAATTGATAACAATTAACAATtggttaatttttaataattgttttttttttatgtgatcggtaactaattttaattttccatttGTAGGCAGCAAATTATATGTGAAGTTTCTATAAACAATATCAATATCACCCACCATAGGTATTAAACGTTAAAGAAAGTGTTAGTATGATGGAGTCATGGAGATGAACCGTGGTtgcatattaatttgttttctcaaaatttgcaagatatttaaatttaatcaaacaaaacaagattaaGAAGTTTCATAGTAATCCAACAAAATAAAGTAGTGAaccgttttttttcttttcaaaacagcaaaaaaagagaaagaacaaatgGCAAGCGAAAGTACTAAATAACAGAGATATGAGTTTCATATAATCGCAAAAGCATTTTAAGTTCTTGCCagtgaaaagaagaaggaagttcTTACCAATCCTGACATATCTCTAGAGGCGTAACCATTTTTTGCTGCACATCATCGCGTTAGCAAGTTCTGGTTCCATGGAGAGAACAAACTCAGGTGGCTCTCTTTTGAACACAACATAAGCATCCCACGATGTGGCACATGAGATTGGAATGGAGAGAATGTCACGAGCTACTCGGGAGAGTATTGGAAACTTTTGGCTCTCTTCTCTCCACCAGTCCAATGCTTTGAAGTCTTTGTTCCACTCCATAACCGGTTCTTTAAGGTAGGAGTCAAGCTCTGATTCATGAAGCTCTCTTGGAGATCCTTCAAACTTGAGATAttcctgaaacaaaacaaagtccTCGTACGCATCaggcttcttctcttccttgtccttctttttttcttctttgccttctttTCCTTCATCGTAATCTTCTCCTtctacttcatcatcatcatattcttcttcttcccattcatcatcataatcttcttcttcctctttttcagAGTCAGAGGAGTCAATTGAAGCATCCGAGGATATTGGTTTCTGAGAGATGTTGCTAGCTGCATAGCGAGCATAGAGATTGCTCAAATAGTCCAAAACAGTTTCAGCTTTTGAACCTTCAACATTGACTTCCTTCTTTGAGCAGTAAAACTCAAGATACTTCGTCTTGAACCGAGGATCTAATAGAGAAGCAGTTGCCAAAACCAGAAACATACTATTCCAGTACTTATCAAACCTCTCCAATATCTTCTTAGCTTTGCCGAGGAAGTAATCATCATCAGCATTCGCAAGCTCTTGGTTCAACATTAGCTTCAGCTCAGCAAGAAGGTGAAAGAAAACATTAGATGTCGAATACTCTCCCTCGAAAAGAACCTTTGCCACTTTATAGATACAACCAGTGAGTTTGCAATAAGTTTCAATCTTAATCCAATCTTCATCAGATGGTTTGTCATAATCATCGTAAATCTCGTCCTTAGAGAATGCATCCTCAGCTTTCAGATCAACACCTTGCTGCAGATGAAACAAAGTGACGTTCCAGTTGGTCGATGAACATCTTCCCCATCCAACCAACATACGAACATCCTCCAGCAGGAACCATAAGGGACCAAACAGATCATCAACCATTAACCGGAAAAGATCAGCACAACAATAAAGCAGAGAAACCCGCGGGATGATCTGATTATTCCCTTTCTCTTCAATCCATTTCCTGAAAGGATCCAACGTTTCTTCATCATAATCCACATCGTTAGGCAGTAGAAGAGCAGAGACATTGCTCTGAATCTCGAAATCCTGAACAGCGTTCTTAAAAGGGTAACCATAAACATCATCCTTAGGTATCTTATGGTCAGTAGTAGTGTACCCCAAGATCCATTTCTTCATCCTCCAGTTGTCATCAACGAAATGAGCGGTCAAACAGACGAAATCCTCATGCAAAATGGGGCCTTTAATGTAATCCCTAGTGAATTCATTCACAAGAACCATATAATCATAAGAGAGTGTTACCTGCCCATCAAAATCCTTGAGAAACTTCTTAGCCTTCTCTTTACATTCTTTGTATAACTCGAGAGCTTCCTTCTCGACTTTAGAAGCACTAGGAGGAAAATGAGGATTGAGGTAACTCATAAACTTTGCAAAGGAAGGGAGCTTAATTTTATTAGGATTAATCCCAGCGCGAGTGAACCACTTGGCTATAGCTTTATGACAAGCTTTCTCCTGCTCCTCAAGTGAAGGCTCCTCATCAACCATAGAATCGACCAACTCTTTCTTCCtcttatcttaaaaaaaatgcaCAATATTAAAATCTCATTTCACATTTAGACACACCCAAACGCATGACCAGAGATTAGAAAGAACAAATCGTGTATATACAGACATAAACATACACATACGGGTGAATTACAACACTGTAAAGCTAATTCACTATAGTGAGATCGGAACAgaacaaaccctaaaattttggggtcaaattgaaaaaaaaaaacaacaacaacgagaGAGAAAACAATTCTGAAACTTTCCGGAGACACTGAAatgagaaggaggaggagaaatcAGAACCTGAACAAGAGCCGGAGGCGAAATCACCTTTGACCATAGTAACGCTGTTTGGGGAGATGAACGGTACGGAGAGagtgatttagggttttttggttttaattaggAACAAGTGACGATTTCGATTCTCAGTTCTGAATCTATCTAGGTTCATTTGCGCGGGAATGCTAGTGGAGCTATTTTACATACGTGGCACTCTGTTATACGATCTTCTCAGGACGCGGTGAATCGGACGGTTTATAATGAATGTACTGGACGGATGAGATTATTTCGAAGATTATGATTTATGAGTCTCGATTTTGTGAAAAAGTGGTTTCAATTTCTCTCAAACCGAAGGTACCAGTATGGAAAAGTGAATATTTTACATTTGGTTTAATACGAGATAATGTAAATTTTCTATAAACAGCTACAAAATCCCAATTATGGTTTTGGATTTGGTGATGAAAAAAGCATATCCTATGTCGAATTTGAAAACATtactatgaagtatgaacatCGTCTTTTTTTAGGGCAAGGCATATGAACATCGTCTTTGTCTAAACATATGTGGTCTTAAtgtgagaaaacaagaaaaaagtagTTAAATCAAAGAAACTTCAAATGTAACGTTACAACTAATATGAAGTGGGACTTgagaattttgattaattaaacaaggTTCTCAACGTTACTGTTGAAATGAAAAAACGGACTTAATGAATGAAAAAGAACTAAAGAAGTCTAGACATAAGCGTTTCACACAAAGGCCAAAGCAATTTCTTTTGCCGTGTTCAAAGCTGTGACCAGCTTTTGCAGCACATGATAGCGTTCACTAATTTGGCTTTCATTGAGACAACAAATTCTGGACACTCTCTTCTCTCAGCAACATAAGCTTCATACCAAGTCGCACGTGAGATTGGTATGGAGAGAATGTCACGGGCTACTCGGGAGAGGATTGGATACTTTTGGCTCTCTTGTTTCCACCATGCCAGTGCTTGGAAGTCTTTGTTCCACTCCATAACTGGCTCTTTGAGATAGGAATCGATTTCTGATTCACCAAACTCTCTTGAAGATCCTTGAAACTTGAGAAACTGttgaaagaaagcaaaatccTCGTATCCACCAGACTTCTTCTCTTCGTTGTCcgtatgttcttcttcttcaccttcctcTTCCCAACATTCTTCATCACCATTCTCTTCCCAagattcttcatcatcctcttcttcttcttcctcttccccaCATTCTTCATCACTTTCCTCTTgccattcttcttcatcactctcctcttcttcactttcgtcttcttcttcttcatctgagcTATAGAAAACTGTGTCAGCTTTACCATCCAGACATTCTGTTTTTGGAGGAATACCACCAGCTGCACTATAGCGAGCATATAAATTGCGTAAGTTGTCCAAAACAGTTTCAGCTTTTGAACCTTCCTCATCGACTTCATTCTTTGAGCAGTAAAACTCAAGATACTTCATCTTGAAACGAGGGTCGAAAACAGAAGCAGTTGCCAAAACAAGGAACATATCATTCCAGTACTTATCATACCTCTCCAATATCTCCTTAGCTTTTTCGAGGAAGTAATCATTATCACTGTTCTTAAGCTCTTCCTTTAGCATAAACTTCAACTCCGCAAGAAGGTAGAAGTAGACATTACATGTCGAATACCATCCCTCAAAAAGCTCTTTTGCCACTTTATAAATGCAACCAGCAAGTTTGCAAAAAGTCCTAATCATTTCCCATTCCTCATCAGATGGTAAGTCATATCCCTCGTAATACTCATCCTCAGCAAACACTTTCTTATCTTCCATATCTAAAGCTCCTTGCAGATTACCTAAAGAGACGTTCCAGTTGGTTGATGTTAATTTCCCCCAACCAACCAACACCCTGATCTCCTCAAGCAACAAGTCCATACCGTCAAACACATCATCAGCCATCAACCTGAAAAGATCAGCACAACAATAGATCCGAAAAAAGCAAGGATGAATCTGATTCTTCCATCTCTTCTTTACCCATTTCCTGAAACCATAAAACTTCTTATGACCATCACCAGAGTTAGAGACTAGAAGAGCAGAGACCTTGTTCTCAATCTCATAATCCACAAGAACGTTCTTGATTCTGTAAAGAAAAACTTTCTCGCCGCGTTTAAACTCGATAGGATAATACCCTAAGATCAATTTCCCCACCTTACACTTATGATGATCAACGAAATGGGCACTCATACAAACGAAATCCTTGTGCGGACCATGTCTACCTATATAATAATTGGAATGATTGTACCATTCATCATCATGAGTCACCAGATCATAAGAGATGGTTAGTATCCCATCAAAACCTTTGAGATATTTCTTGACTTTTTCTTTACGTTCTTTGTGTATCTTCAGAACTTGTTTCTCGAGTTGATATGAAGAAACACCGAAGAAAGGGTTTATAAAGGAGCGATGACGTAAACGAGGATTACGAATGAATAATTTGGCCAAACCTCTCAGACGCTTTTGCTCTTTCTCCGCCTCCTCCTTTGTCGGAATTTGCTCTATCTCTGTTTTTCGTTTCTTCACATCTAAGAATGCAGATGATGCAAAAGATATCAAGATCTTATGTTTAAACTAAAATCACTAGATAGATATACTAACAGATTCAGAAACTgtaaacgaagaagaaacataCACTAGAAATTAAGGGGTCAAGAGTATTATCTGAACGTGATGCAAAATCGCCGTGTTCCATCGAAGCGTTTGTGGGAGAGAGAAAATGTTAGGGTTTTTGGATTTGGGGATGATTTGCCTATTTTTGCTGCTACTTTGTTACTTGTTAGATGATTTAGGCGGGATCAGTAGTGGAGCTAATTCATTCATGTGCTACGTGGCGTTTCATGATTGGCTTCTTTTTCTGTCGATTGTGTTTTTCTTATGCAATTACAAACAATGTATTCGAGTAAGATCACCCATTCACCAACATTAaatatcaaaactcaaaagtattTCCAGCTACTATACTATGTTTATATCAAAACTCTACAAGCCTTCAATACAGCGATTTCGAACATACATAGGAGCTTTTGCAAGTTgctatctcataaaaaaaaggGAGTACTTTCTCGTAAAGAAATAACACCACACCCACTTTATACTATCTTTATACTTTCTCCCTactttttttctgtaaaattacAACTTATCCCTCAAAAGTCTCTTCCACCCAAATTAACTTATTGATGTCAATTTTTATCTGTTCagtacatttatttttaacaaccgtaaaaacacaaaatcccAAATCTCCCAAACCCTAGATCCCCAATTCTCATCAACCCTAATTTTGCATTTCACCAATTTCGAATCCCTTGAATCCTACCACTCCTCCCGTTTGTCCCATTACCTCCATTTGTTCCGTTTTTCCTTTAACTTGCCGCCGTGAACCGCCTTCGCACATGGCAGAGACCCGTCGTTGCATATCCAAATGTTCGGCCGATGAACCATCATCTACAACTGTTGGTGATACTTATGGAGAAAAATCTGCAGAGTGGGATGATCGGCTCCCTCGCCGTCTGTTCGCAACTGACCGTTTTCCCGACGCTAGGTAGAATGTTTACTCACGACCTGATATCCTGACGACATTTTACAATGTCCTCAAAGGCACTCCCCAATTCGATACGATTCTTAGCTCAAGTCTGGGTTCTCTATTCAGGCTTCGTATTGGTGAGTCTCCTATCTCTTGCAAATTACTCCACGCTCTGCTTTGTAGGCaggttttgtccaaaaaaaagtaCGAGCTATGGACTGTATTCGGTGGATACCCTTTGAGGTTTTCTTTAGTTGAATTTGGTGTTGTAACTGGCCATCAATGTGATGAATTTCCGGAAGATTATGACCCCGAAGACGACCTTGCTCCCGACTCTGATGATGAATGTTACTGGGACAAGTTGATTGGGGAAGATCGCAAGGCGACCCTAGGTGATGTGTCCACTATTTTTGAAGACCCTACTATCAAGGATTTGGATCGGAAGCTTCGGCTTGCGTTGCTTCTCATAGTCGATGGTGTACTCATTGCCTCCAGCCAAACGCATAGACCAACTTGGAAGTATGTTGAGATGCTTGAAGACATCGACTCGTTCCTAGCATTTCCTTGGGGCAGAGAATCCTTCTTGAAGACTATTTCTACTATGAGACCTGATCTCAAACCGCAATCCAAACCAGTGTCTAAAAGACTTAAATGGCAGGGCAAGGTTCTTCAACCAACGGACCCCTTGAAGAGTTTCACCGAGAAGTTACAGCATAAGTCCTTCCGTTTGCATGGCTTCCCACTTGCGCTTCAATTGCTCGCATATCGTAACATTTCTGGATTAGGAGACAAGGTTCAAGGTGCTGGTGACAGCCGCACTTTCCTGGAATGGTCTTCAGTTGGCCTACCAAAGAATAATCTACCTCTCACAGACGTCATATGTGTTGAGCATTATCCAGATGTAAGTTGTCTTAAgtacacattattaatttttgcattACATTATCCACGTGGATACACACATTATGACATTTTGTCTATCACAACCGCAGCTATTAGTTTCTCCGTTTTTGAAAGCTTTCCAACAAGAAGGGATTGTTGAATCTGGTTGGGGAGAGTGGGACGCTGAGATTAAAGACAAAAGGATTGCTTATATGGAAAGTCTCATTCAGGCAGGACATATCTTCACCAAAAAGGAATGGCCAGGGGGTGATTGTTCTTTGCCTTTAATAACTTTACCAGATAAGAAGGACAAATGGCTTCACAGGAAGCACATTATTCCTAGGCGGAAAGAGATTTCTGCCAAACTTCGTGTCAATCACCCTTCTCCCAAGTCCAAATGCTTGAGTTCTAAGAGGCCCCGTGTTTTCTTCTCCAATACTGACGATAACGTTTTCGTTGATTTCAAAGCTGCTGTAGAGAAAGAACTTAATTCTATTAGGGATGCGGCATATAGTAAGTTTAAAAAGTTAGAATCTGAGAACAGGAAACTACAAGCTCTGATTAACACCCTTCGATTCCGTAGGCGATTAAGACTACCACTAAGGCGCACCATTACGAGGCCAACATCTGTTGCTCCCTCCATTGTCAAGGAATCACCACCTTCCACTGTCTCAGGCGATGAGTTTACCTGTCCAGAAAATGCTGCAGAGAATTTGACGGTCCGGACGCCACCCCCAACTCCTCAACAATCTCCTAGCAAAGCAATCACGTCTCCTGATGATATCCTTCTTAACCAACACGACTGGGAACAATATGTCCACCCGTTTGGGAGTACGGTATGTAGTTGTTTTCAATCATCCAGGAGCTAGTTTGTCTGCATCTTTATTCATCTTAATCAATTTATACAGGAACATTCTGTTCAAAACAGCCCGTCCGCTATGAAAGATGTGATTCAGGAGGATTCAGGATGTCCGGACTCTTGCCTCAACCCCATTTATGACACTGAGACTAAGGTTAGACACACTTGTACCTTTTCTATGAAACTTCGACTATGTTCCTTTTTGTTACCTAAACTACTTTTTGGAAAACAGCAATCCCCGGTATATGACACTGTCACCAAACCTGTTCCCTTCGATGACCAATCGGTATATATCCCTTATCTTTCCTTCTTCAACATTTACCTCAGTTTGCAAAACTTACACTGTCCATGTGGATACATTTTCAATATACAGGCTGCGACACATATTGATCAAAACCAAGTTAATCCCGCTGATCATGTATCTCCACAACCCCTACAACCTTACACCAGCTTGTTACATGAATTTATAGGGAAATCTAATGTCAATCCTCAATTTACTGCTCCTAGTCCTGTCCTTGACGGTACACCCTCGGACGATATTGAGGTATTTATTCACCAAATTAATATACTTCCCGAGTAAGTCTCTATAATCAAGTATATCTGACTACTTAAACACTTGATGAGCTTGACGCAGAAAATTGACGTTGATAATGTGTTGGAAGCCACTCCCCTAACGTTAGCCATATGTGGTATTGAGGTAAGTAATTCCGATATTTTCCTATCATTTTTATCCTATCCACATGGACACCTCTCTTTGGATAACTAACTATagaacatatttttacatatccaCATGGATATGCAACATCATTTCGATACTTTTTTCTTGCAGGACACCAATGTTGACATTGATAGAACTTGTGCTGTTGAGGTACCACAGACATCTGAACATACTTTTACATATCCACATGGATATGCAAAATCAttcgatatttttttcttgcaggACACCAATGTTGACATTGACAGAGCTTGTGCCGTTGAGGTACCGCAGACAAATCTTACTTCCAAAACAATTAGTTCACTTTCTCTATTTTACCTCATATTAAAATTTCCCAACTTCCTTCATTAGGATTCTGGGTGTGAGTCCCCCCTACAGAGCAACAAATCTGACAGCGAAGACACAGAGGTATTGCATCCTTCTTTACTTTCCTAATATTTTGCTGCTAATAGTTTGCTGAAAATGAGATTTATTTCACCTTACAGAGCAATGCTACGCCCACAGACCCTGTTGATGTCAGTGATTCTTCGCTACCTAGACCTACACAAAAGGGTGTTCTCTCGGGACCAGAAGATGCTCTTCTCTTGGCTGTTATGCGGATACCTCCACGTTCACCATCCCATCTGCCTGATCTTCTACTCATAGTCGACAAAGATTTAGCATCCCTCATGAAAAAATCTCTGAAATCATGCCCAAACACGTAACTTCCTACACATCCTATGCCGTATTTTATTCTGAAAATATCGGAACAATGAGCTAACTGTGGATACCATTTTCAAAACCTCCAGGATACACATAACCAAATGTGGATACCCAATtgacaatttgttttttaaacagCTATCGAAGCCTAAGAATTGGGTTAGTACTTTGGTAAGTATTTCCTATCTAGCAACCTCTGAAATCTATTTTAGTTCATCTATACTTACACATTATTTTCACCCTTTTTTCAGCATATGGAGGTTTTAGTggattttctacaaaaaaaactgacTAAAGTCCTATCCATTGAACGCTCTATCTTCCTGTCACCCTGGCTTGGGAACTACTTACAAGGGAAGTATCCTTCCTTCTGTCAAGCAAAAGTTTAGTCCAGAGTCAAGTGGGACAATAAGCTAAAACGTTAAACCTATGGTTCTCCTTCAGAGTGGTTTGTGGATTGGAACACGATATTTATTCCGATGATTTGGGACAATTCTCACTGGGTTGGCTTAGTCATCAATCTCTCAAATTGGAGCATAGAAATCCTCGATCCTAATGTCACTCTATACGACGATGCTAAGGTTGCCAAATATATAGCCCCGTTCACAGAGCAGCTGCCATACCTTATTTCTAAACTGTGCACACCGCCTTCAACTCAAGATCATGGCTGCACTCCATTCACTTGGTCGAGGGTCTAGGACATTTACGTCAATGAGAGATGTGGTGATTGGGGTCCTCTTGCCATGAAGTTGCTAGAGATCGTCGCTACTGGATTTGATCCAGAACTCATGTCTCAGATCATCGACCAAATCGTCAACGATATCAGGGCACAATACACGTTGGACGTCTATAAGGAATATGTTGCACTCATCTACTCCAattagtttcaaactttcattcACTCCCTCTGTTAGTTTTCCTATCCGTATGTTTGTATCATGTCGTACTATTAACTTTAACGTATTTTAGGTTCTTAAAAAATTCACGGCTAAGTATTTACCTATTCACGTGTCCATGTGGATACTACAATTTATCCAAAACATATGTGAACAACCATAACATATATCCACGTATATCCACGTGGACAGACATGTTTAGATATAATTACTATTTAACTAGTAACCAGTTTTTATCTGGCCGACGACCTCAAAGTTGTTCTACAAAGTAATGCTCACCTACTGTTACCCCTTCCAGTGGATAGACAATTTTGGATATACTTACTGTTTAACTAGTAACCAGATTTAATATGGCCGACGACCTCAAAGTTTTTACTACAAAGCAACAAAGCAATGTTTACCTACTGTTAACCCCTTCCAGCTAGACCTCGTATCCAAATGTACATGGTTTTTTTGAATACCATCAAAATCGAAATTTTTTACCAAGTACGATTGATCAGCTCCTGTACTCTGTTGCTTGCCGGCTAAGTATTTACCTATTAACGTGTCCATGTGGATACCACATTTTGTTCAAAGCATATGCAAACTACTTAACTTATATCCATGTATAACCACGTGGATAGACAGTTTTGGATATACTTACTATTTAAGTAGTAACCAGATTTCATCTGGCCGACGACCTCAAAGTTGTTCTATAAAGCAACNCAGCTGCCATACCTTATTTCTAAACTGTGCACACCGCCTTCAACTCAAGATCATGGCTGCACTCCATTCACTTGGTCGAGGGTCTAGGACATTTACGTCAATGAGAGATGTGGTGATTGGGGTCCTCTTGCCATGAAGTTGCTAGAGATCGTCGCTACTGGATTTGATCCAGAACTCATGTCTCAGATCATCGACCAAATCGTCAACGATATCAGGGCACAATACACGTTGGACGTCTATAAGGAATATGTTGCACTCATCTACTCCAattagtttcaaactttcattcACTCCCTCTGTTAGTTTTCCTATCCGTATGTTTGTATCATGTCGTACTATTAACTTTAACGTATTTTAGGTTCTTAAAAAATTCACGGCTAAGTATTTACCTATTCACGTGTCCATGTGGATACTACAATTTATCCAAAACATATGTGAACAACCATAACATATATCCACGTATATCCACGTGGACAGACATGTTTAGATATAATTACTATTTAACTAGTAACCAGTTTTTATCTGGCCGACGACCTCAAAGTTGTTCTACAAAGTAATGCTCACCTACTGTTACCCCTTCCAGTGGATAGACAATTTTGGATATACTTACTGTTTAACTAGTAACCAGATTTAATATGGCCGACGACCTCAAAGTTTTTACTACAAAGCAACAAAGCAATGTTTACCTACTGTTAACCCCTTCCAGCTAGACCTCGTATCC comes from Camelina sativa cultivar DH55 chromosome 19, Cs, whole genome shotgun sequence and encodes:
- the LOC104767579 gene encoding zinc finger BED domain-containing protein RICESLEEPER 1-like; this translates as MRKKLKLDDSVVDEEKETHNAMAKWFISGELNPNFMKSPSFTRLMSFMEPKYPPTVSKVQNEILEIYEECKEKAKCFFKGFEGQLTLSYEWMILGNGWARNYVKGPVLLEDFVCLTAHFVDDNWKMRKWILGYTTTTDQNIPMDDGYYVYPFKNAAQDFEIDNKVSTLLLPNSEGFDDETLDPFRKWIEERGKNQFNPRVLLLYCCSDLFRLMVDDVFSELSSSLLEDVRMLVGWGRCSSTNWNVTLFHLQQAVDMKAEDAFSKDEIYDDYDKPSDEDWIKIETYCKLTGCIYKVAKVLFEGEYSTSNVFFHLLAELKLMLNQELADADDDYFLGKAKQILERFDKYWNSMFLVLAIASVLDPRFKTKYLEFYCSKKAVNVEGSKAETVLDYLRNLFARYAASEICQKPICPAEYLKFEGTLRELQESELDSYLKEPVMEWNKDFKALEWWKEESQKYPILSRVARDILSISISRAASYDAYVADRREPPEFVVSMKANVANAMMCSKKWLRLL
- the LOC104765573 gene encoding zinc finger BED domain-containing protein RICESLEEPER 2-like, producing the protein MVKGDFASGSCSDKRKKELVDSMVDEEPSLEEQEKACHKAIAKWFTRAGINPNKIKLPSFAKFMSYLNPHFPPSASKVEKEALELYKECKEKAKKFLKDFDGQVTLSYDYMVLVNEFTRDYIKGPILHEDFVCLTAHFVDDNWRMKKWILGYTTTDHKIPKDDVYGYPFKNAVQDFEIQSNVSALLLPNDVDYDEETLDPFRKWIEEKGNNQIIPRVSLLYCCADLFRLMVDDLFGPLWFLLEDVRMLVGWGRCSSTNWNVTLFHLQQGVDLKAEDAFSKDEIYDDYDKPSDEDWIKIETYCKLTGCIYKVAKVLFEGEYSTSNVFFHLLAELKLMLNQELANADDDYFLGKAKKILERFDKYWNSMFLVLATASLLDPRFKTKYLEFYCSKKEVNVEGSKAETVLDYLSNLYARYAASNISQKPISSDASIDSSDSEKEEEEDYDDEWEEEEYDDDEVEGEDYDEGKEGKEEKKKDKEEKKPDAYEDFVLFQEYLKFEGSPRELHESELDSYLKEPVMEWNKDFKALDWWREESQKFPILSRVARDILSIPISCATSWDAYVVFKREPPEFVLSMEPELANAMMCSKKWLRL